In the genome of Monodelphis domestica isolate mMonDom1 chromosome 2, mMonDom1.pri, whole genome shotgun sequence, one region contains:
- the LOC130456936 gene encoding uncharacterized protein LOC130456936, which translates to MSFSPYYGLRLLLLSNPQPTTALFTKIQQAIRARSHPFFIGHIRAHSGLPGPLALGNDLADQYTRLAALAVPTIPSPDPISLATEAHKLHHLNAHTLRLAYKITREQARAIVKSCKNCLTLLPEPHFGVNPRGLLPGHLWQMDVTHVPSFAKLKYVHVSIDTFSGFLFASAQSGEATKHVIKHMFLAMSVMGRPLTLKTDNGPGYTSHSFKQFCAQLGIKHITGIPYNPQGQGIVERANQTLKNTIFKLKTQETLYPLCGNQTTLLAHALFALNFLTLDTEGRSAADRFWHPHTTSNLAQVLWRDPLTGRWNGPDSVLTWGKGSACIFDKREQSARWIPSRLIKPFSPDNHIPPGSTPEKNLPSCLTVPHNANPTVHGNGPLAAGTVALLSRLQPPLEHPASPFSPAQLFNRTDHAYRKNAELLHHTSLLQPTDDSWLLGRTWGLRSYQPGDDPGGLFFIKKELPQETPPSIQGPNKALRPAKPRHPPHPPTPTSAPQLRPSPSSPVSFPSPPPPPLLPPIPKEKPIIPYPYLPLLQASFSALNHSFPNFTTNCWLCLVASPPYLEAYALTDNNLTCSKVDNPSACHWDNDDPSLTIPIIGGNGTCIGKNATLNPYCAVSFVTRNDCKFYIPPGNTRWLCAKAGLQACWASTAPEDVCILVTIIPRVTFRPDQDFLPLWERLQNPRWRREPVTLAVTIAALLGAAGAGTGIAALTSQHISHNHLRAAVDEDIARLESTINFLEKSHASLAEVALQNRRGLDLLFLREGGLCAALGEECCFYANHSGVIRDSLAQLRKELEQRRKDRETNGPWYAQFLPSSPWFSAILSTLLTPLIVFILALTFGPWIFKTITRLVTSSIESSLKAFPMVQYHRLETVGHTSPSTEQYNQLHFSGR; encoded by the exons ATGTCGTTCAGTCCCTACTACGGCTTGAGGCTACTCCTGTTATCCAACCCACAACCCACAACAGCCTTATTCACCAAAATACAGCAAGCTATCAGAGCACGGTCCCACCCCTTCTTTATAGGCCACATACGTGCTCATTCAGGTCTCCCAGGCCCCTTGGCATTAGGAAACGACCTTGCAGATCAATATACCCGCTTGGCCGCTCTGGCTGTACCTACAATCCCTTCGCCAGACCCTATTTCCCTTGCTACTGAAGCCCACAAACTGCACCACCTTAACGCCCATACTCTTCGCTTAGCCTACAAAATCACTAGAGAGCAAGCCAGAGCTATAGTGAAAAGCTGCAAAAATTGCCTTACGCTGTTACCTGAACCTCACTTTGGAGTCAACCCTCGTGGCCTCCTCCCTGGCCACCTGTGGCAGATGGACGTTACTCATGTTCCCTCCTTTGCTAAATTGAAATATGTTCATGTTTCCATTGACACCTTCAGTGGGTTTCTTTTTGCCTCGGCACAATCTGGCGAGGCCACCAAACATGTCATCAAACATATGTTTCTCGCCATGTCAGTCATGGGAAGACCATTGACCCTTAAGACAGACAATGGTCCTGGCTACACAAGCCATTCCTTTAAACAGTTCTGTGCTCAATTAGGCATAAAACATATCACTGGCATCCCCTACAATCCCCAAGGGCAAGGTATTGTAGAAAGAGCAAACCAAACACTGAAAAATACCATTTTCAAACTAAAAACTCAGGAGACCCTCTACCCCTTGTGCGGCAACCAAACCACCTTGCTGGCACATGCCCTTTTTGCCCTTAACTTCCTCACCCTGGATACGGAGGGCCGCTCTGCCGCGGACCGTTTTTGGCACCCACACACCACCTCTAACCTCGCTCAGGTCCTATGGCGTGATCCCCTCACGGGCCGTTGGAACGGCCCTGACTCTGTTCTGACCTGGGGCAAAGGCTCAGCCTGCATTTTCGACAAAAGGGAGCAGTCTGCTCGCTGGATCCCCTCACGTCTAATAAAACCCTTCAGCCCAGATAATCACATTCCCCCAGGGTCTACCCCTGAGAAAAACCTCCCCTCTTGTCTTACAG TACCGCACAACGCCAATCCCACCGTCCATGGAAATGGACCCTTAGCAGCTGGGACAGTAGCTCTATTATCCAGACTACAACCACCTCTGGAGCACCCAGCTTCACCTTTCTCCCCTGCACAATTATTCAACAGGACGGACCATGCCTACCGGAAAAACGCGGAGCTCCTACATCACACTTCAC TACTACAACCCACTGATGACAGCTGGCTCCTAGGAAGAACTTGGGGACTCCGCTCCTACCAACCAGGAGATGACCCCGGAGGACTGTTTTTCATCAAGAAAGAACTCCCTCAGGAAACCCCCCCCTCCATTCAGGGCCCAAACAAGGCCCTCCGACCCGCTAAACCCCGACACCCACCTCACCCCCCCACACCGACATCCGCTCCCCAACTTAGACCGTCTCCCTCGTCCCCCGTCTCCTTCCCTtcaccccctcctcctcccctgttACCCCCTATCCCTAAGGAGAAACCGATAATCCCTTACCCGTACCTCCCTCTCCTGCAAGCGTCTTTTTCCGCGCTTAATCATTCCTTCCCAAACTTCACGACCAATTGCTGGCTTTGTTTAGTCGCGTCCCCGCCCTATCTTGAAGCTTATGCCCTAACCGATAATAATCTTACGTGCTCTAAGGTTGACAACCCCTCTGCTTGTCACTGGGATAATGATGATCCCTCCCTTACTATACCTATTATCGGAGGCAACGGCACTTGCATTGGCAAAAATGCTACACTTAATCCTTATTGTGCTGTGTCCTTCGTGACTAGGAATGACTGCAAATTTTATATTCCCCCTGGTAATACCCGTTGGCTTTGCGCGAAAGCAGGCCTTCAAGCCTGTTGGGCTTCCACCGCCCCAGAGGACGTGTGCATTCTGGTCACCATTATACCACGTGTCACCTTTAGGCCCGACCAGGACTTCCTCCCCCTGTGGGAACGACTCCAAAACCCCAGATGGAGAAGAGAACCGGTAACCCTCGCCGTTACGATAGCCGCTCTTCTTGGCGCCGCCGGTGCAGGGACCGGCATAGCCGCTCTAACTTCCCAACACATATCCCACAATCATCTACGGGCAGCAGTAGATGAAGACATTGCCCGCTTAGAATCCACCATAAATTTCTTGGAAAAGTCCCATGCTTCCCTTGCTGAAGTAGCCTTACAAAATAGACGAGGATTAGACCTCCTCTTCCTCCGCGAAGGGGGACTCTGTGCCGCCCTCGGAGAAGAATGTTGCTTCTATGCTAACCACTCCGGCGTCATCAGGGACTCTCTAGCCCAACTCAGGAAAGAGCTTGAACAGAGGCGCAAAGATAGGGAAACAAACGGCCCTTGGTATGCACAGTTTCTGCCTAGTTCTCCATGGTTCTCTGCAATCCTCTCTACCCTCCTTACCCCCCTCATAGTTTTTATCCTTGCTTTGACTTTTGGCCCTTGGATTTTCAAAACTATCACACGGCTGGTCACTAGCTCCATTGAATCATCCTTGAAGGCCTTCCCTATGGTACAGTACCACCGCCTAGAGACGGTTGGCCACACCTCCCCCTCCACTGAGCAATACAACCAACTCCACTTCTCAGGACGGTAA
- the LOC107651427 gene encoding endogenous retrovirus group K member 113 Gag polyprotein-like, translated as MGKTLSKEALFIKELKERIKERNVEVKKRDLLRFFSFIEQRCPWLILHGPGIHPLTWDKVGRDLNDFARSGQPIPEDFFTFYGLIRDILKEADSSAQVSHLLSLAEDAIEESKKQTEETPELDNMDKKYKTLSQETPELDEPINTPSHLPEPLPPSHRPALYPVLYDSNTPETLNPAYQTELDEVAARYHPPDFLKNKPPPYNPLYPSSILPTLPNTNDLKIATAQLTKQITDLKQFIDLQHEIGHLTSQLHDLQVATMKPISHSKKPKNNPSKLQKPLLALPVVTRRRTTTGTTPEDVDIEEIPDELSQPYQNSPPVSSESDREEGDEEANQGVHTTDTIQPHAHPFKRLKFKQIKDLHSAVKNYGLNAPFTLSILESLGGDGHLLPSEWTKVTQSVLSRGQFLTWKAEFQERVENQAKSNLTNPQTANWTVDKLIGRGRYAPDTVQL; from the coding sequence ATGGGGAAAACACTATCTAAGGAAGCTCTgtttataaaagaattaaaagaaagaattaaagagcGCAATGTAGAAGTTAAGAAAAGAGATCTGTTGCGCTTCTTCTCCTTTATTGAACAACGCTGCCCGTGGCTCATTCTCCATGGCCCTGGCATTCACCCCCTAACTTGGGATAAGGTTGGCCGAGACCTTAATGATTTTGCACGCTCAGGTCAGCCCATCCCTGAGGATTTCTTTACCTTTTATGGCCTGATTCGGGACATCCTTAAAGAGGCTGATTCCAGCGCACAGGTCTCCCACCTCCTCAGCCTTGCTGAGGACGCTATTGAGGAAAGTAAAAAACAGACTGAAGAAACCCCTGAATTAGACAACATggataaaaaatacaaaaccctGTCTCAAGAAACCCCTGAATTAGACGAACCTATTAACACCCCCTCACACTTACCAGAACCACTGCCTCCCTCCCACAGACCCGCTCTCTATCCTGTCCTTTACGATAGCAATACACCAGAGACCCTCAATCCCGCATACCAGACTGAACTGGATGAGGTGGCAGCCAGATACCACCCTCCAGACTTCCTTAAAAACAAACCCCCTCCCTACAATCCACTTTACCCTTCCTCGATTTTACCAACTCTTCCCAATACAAATGACCTAAAGATAGCCACTGCTCAATTAACTAAGCAAATCACTGATCTCAAACAATTTATAGACTTACAACATGAGATCGGCCACTTAACAAGCCAATTACATGACCTTCAGGTCGCCACCATGAAACCAATCTCACATtcaaaaaaacctaaaaacaaCCCCTCCAAACTACAAAAGCCCCTCCTGGCCCTCCCGGTAGTTACCAGGCGTAGGACCACCACCGGTACCACCCCGGAGGATGTAGACATAGAGGAGATCCCTGACGAACTGTCCCAACCCTACCAAAATTCACCCCCCGTTTCCTCTGAATCTGACAGAGAGGAGGGGGATGAAGAAGCGAATCAAGGGGTCCATACCACCGATACAATCCAGCCCCATGCCCACCCATTtaaaagacttaaattcaaacagATTAAGGACCTCCATTCAGCAGTAAAAAACTATGGCCTTAATGCTCCCTTTACCCTTTCTATCTTGGAAAGTCTCGGGGGAGATGGGCACTTACTCCCCTCAGAATGGACTAAGGTTACACAATCTGTCTTGTCTAGAGGCCAGTTTTTAACCTGGAAGGCAGAGTTTCAGGAAAGGGTAGAAAATCAAGCAAAATCAAATCTCACAAACCCCCAAACAGCCAATTGGACAGTAGACAAACTCATCGGTCGTGGTCGTTATGCCCCTGACACCGTGCAATTGTGA